A genome region from Anaerobacillus alkaliphilus includes the following:
- a CDS encoding carbon-nitrogen family hydrolase produces the protein MKVTCLQIDIQFGNPNENKKHVQEEITKAMANSPDVIVLPELWTTAYDLPRLDEIADQQGSDSQQFLSQLAKEHQVNIVGGSIAKKTADGVTNTMYVFNRNGELVGEYSKAHLFQLMDEHLFLQSGNTKGHFTIDGAPCAGLICYDIRFPEWVRAHTTEGAEIVFVVAQWPLARLDHWRTLLRSRAIENQCYIVACNRSGHDPNNEFAGHSLMIDPWGEVLAEADKEPTQLSATIDLSKVQQVRKQIPIFADRRTDLY, from the coding sequence ATGAAAGTTACTTGCCTACAAATAGATATACAGTTTGGAAATCCAAACGAGAACAAGAAACATGTTCAAGAGGAAATTACCAAAGCCATGGCAAATTCTCCTGATGTCATTGTCCTACCTGAATTATGGACGACAGCTTATGACTTACCTAGACTAGATGAAATTGCGGATCAGCAAGGTTCTGACTCTCAACAGTTTCTAAGTCAGCTTGCCAAAGAACATCAGGTCAATATTGTCGGAGGCTCGATTGCAAAAAAAACAGCAGACGGTGTAACGAACACGATGTACGTCTTTAACCGTAATGGGGAGCTCGTCGGCGAATATAGTAAAGCACATCTTTTCCAGCTCATGGATGAGCATCTCTTCTTACAATCTGGAAATACGAAAGGTCACTTTACCATTGATGGTGCTCCTTGCGCTGGTCTAATCTGTTACGACATCCGCTTTCCAGAGTGGGTTCGCGCCCATACAACAGAAGGAGCGGAAATCGTTTTTGTTGTTGCCCAGTGGCCGCTAGCCCGCCTTGACCATTGGCGAACGTTATTACGTAGCCGCGCGATCGAAAACCAATGCTACATCGTTGCTTGCAATCGGTCTGGCCATGATCCAAACAATGAATTTGCTGGACACTCTCTCATGATCGACCCATGGGGCGAAGTACTAGCAGAGGCTGACAAAGAGCCTACACAGCTATCAGCTACGATTGATTTAAGCAAAGTCCAACAGGTTCGTAAGCAGATTCCCATTTTCGCAGATAGACGAACCGATTTATATTAA
- the rsgA gene encoding ribosome small subunit-dependent GTPase A, with protein sequence MNLTQLGWTEELEKQFNEYKSEGLTVGRIALEHKRIYRIFTEAGELLGEVSGKFRFQALGRESFPSVGDWVVISARPEEGKATIHAVLPRFSKFSRKLAGETTEEQIVAANVNTVFLVNALNNDFNLRRIERYLLMAWESGATPVIILSKADLCEDVEEKLAEVESVAFGVPTFIVSAHNGEGLEPLLNYLTPGQTVALLGSSGAGKSTLTNYLIGKEKQLVQEVREGDDRGKHTTTHRELVLLPNGGLIIDTPGMRELQLWEADDATEQVFHDIHELEEQCRFRDCTHGTEPGCAVKQAIKDGTLTQGRFDSYVKLQKELAYLARKDDIRAQLAEKAKWKKLTASSKKR encoded by the coding sequence TTGAATTTAACACAATTAGGTTGGACTGAGGAATTAGAAAAGCAGTTTAATGAATATAAAAGCGAAGGATTGACAGTTGGAAGAATAGCTTTAGAACACAAAAGGATTTACCGTATTTTTACTGAAGCAGGCGAGCTCTTAGGAGAGGTTTCAGGGAAATTCCGTTTTCAAGCACTTGGAAGAGAAAGCTTTCCTTCGGTAGGGGATTGGGTAGTTATTTCAGCAAGACCTGAGGAAGGCAAGGCGACTATTCATGCGGTGCTGCCAAGGTTTAGTAAGTTCTCAAGGAAATTAGCTGGGGAAACGACTGAAGAACAGATCGTCGCGGCGAATGTGAATACTGTCTTTTTAGTGAATGCCTTAAACAATGATTTTAATCTTCGTAGGATTGAAAGATATTTGCTGATGGCATGGGAAAGTGGTGCAACACCTGTCATTATCTTATCAAAAGCAGATTTATGTGAGGATGTGGAGGAAAAGCTTGCAGAAGTTGAGTCGGTGGCCTTTGGAGTTCCAACCTTCATTGTAAGTGCTCATAACGGTGAAGGGCTTGAGCCCCTACTAAATTATTTAACACCAGGTCAGACTGTAGCTTTACTAGGCTCATCTGGTGCGGGGAAGTCGACGCTTACCAACTATTTAATAGGCAAGGAAAAGCAGCTTGTCCAGGAAGTTCGTGAAGGTGATGATCGAGGAAAGCACACAACAACTCATCGAGAATTAGTTCTTCTCCCTAATGGAGGGTTAATTATTGATACCCCCGGGATGCGAGAGCTACAATTGTGGGAAGCAGATGACGCAACTGAACAGGTTTTTCATGACATTCATGAGCTTGAAGAACAGTGCCGCTTTAGAGATTGTACACACGGAACAGAGCCAGGTTGTGCGGTGAAACAAGCAATTAAGGATGGAACCTTAACTCAAGGGAGATTTGATAGCTACGTTAAGCTACAAAAGGAGCTTGCTTACCTTGCTAGAAAAGATGATATCCGCGCGCAGCTAGCGGAAAAAGCAAAATGGAAGAAGCTTACGGCTAGCAGTAAAAAGCGTTAA
- a CDS encoding RNA polymerase sigma factor, with protein MANVEVLENWMNTHTQALVRLAYSYTQDWSTAEDRVQDAFIKAYHSMSQLKNQHAYPWLARIVINECKAAYRKSWREYITSLLPEQKVKSSEDTFIQKQSLEELHDAVMTLPERFSTVMILYYFDNLSVEETAKVIGVSQGTVKSRLSRGREYLRMKLEEDAKYGEGIKRSVTFLSS; from the coding sequence TTGGCAAACGTAGAAGTCTTAGAAAATTGGATGAATACACATACTCAAGCGCTTGTTCGACTAGCGTATTCGTACACACAGGATTGGTCAACCGCAGAGGATAGAGTCCAAGATGCTTTTATCAAAGCTTATCATTCGATGAGTCAGCTAAAAAATCAACATGCATACCCTTGGTTAGCAAGGATCGTCATCAATGAATGTAAGGCAGCTTATCGCAAGTCATGGAGAGAATATATTACCTCCTTACTACCAGAGCAAAAAGTGAAAAGTTCTGAAGATACATTTATTCAAAAGCAATCGTTAGAGGAGTTGCACGATGCAGTAATGACCTTACCAGAACGGTTTAGTACGGTGATGATCTTATATTATTTTGATAATCTCTCAGTGGAAGAAACAGCTAAGGTGATTGGTGTAAGTCAGGGAACGGTAAAATCGAGATTATCAAGAGGCAGGGAATACTTACGAATGAAATTAGAGGAGGATGCAAAGTATGGAGAAGGAATTAAGAGAAGCGTCACATTCTTATCATCATAA
- the hpaB gene encoding 4-hydroxyphenylacetate 3-monooxygenase, oxygenase component — MGAINGSQFINRIDQLDTEIWFDGVKVEGKKSEHPAFKGLLQTKASLYDLQHKPDLKDELTFLSPKTNEPIGMSYLQPKTKEELLKRRSMFEHWARYSGGMMGRSPDYLNTVLMSFASSSPLLKGMKNSFPENIQSVYESAREKDLSFTHTFITPQVNRSEAYYDLSKEPISAKVVDRTKEGLIIKGARLLATQGGLTDEVLVFSSPRLFMDEDEAFAFAIPSDTKGLKFICRDTFVGGESRFNHPLSSRFEEMDSIIVFDNVLVPWDRVFFYDSLEASSKFLIQSSFHHFATHQVITRQIVKTEFILGLAELLIETINVSEYQHIQEKLSEIIIGLETMKALLQKAENDAVADEGGIMRPSIIPLQVASNIFPKIYPRFTEIIQLIGASGLVSIPTEKAFQSDIKEDLNKYLQGARKPAEDRIKIFRLAWDLTMSSFGTRQTQYERYFFGDPVRISSLLSQTYPKDEHVKMINKFLDIE; from the coding sequence ATGGGGGCTATTAACGGAAGTCAATTCATTAATCGAATAGATCAGCTAGACACTGAGATTTGGTTTGATGGGGTAAAAGTTGAAGGAAAGAAATCTGAACATCCAGCGTTTAAAGGACTTCTTCAAACGAAGGCTTCACTTTATGACTTACAACATAAACCTGACCTTAAAGATGAACTGACCTTCTTATCTCCAAAAACAAACGAACCTATCGGAATGTCTTACCTACAGCCAAAAACGAAAGAAGAGTTACTAAAACGACGGAGCATGTTTGAGCACTGGGCAAGGTATTCAGGTGGTATGATGGGAAGATCTCCTGATTATTTGAACACTGTACTAATGAGTTTTGCTTCTTCCTCTCCTCTTTTAAAAGGCATGAAAAACTCCTTTCCAGAAAACATTCAGTCAGTTTACGAATCAGCAAGAGAAAAAGATCTCTCATTTACCCATACATTTATTACTCCACAGGTTAACCGCTCAGAGGCTTATTATGATCTATCTAAAGAGCCAATCTCTGCAAAAGTGGTTGATCGAACAAAAGAGGGACTAATTATTAAAGGAGCTAGACTATTAGCTACTCAAGGTGGCTTAACGGATGAGGTATTAGTCTTTAGTTCGCCTCGATTATTTATGGACGAAGACGAAGCCTTTGCATTTGCCATCCCTTCAGATACGAAAGGGTTAAAATTTATTTGTCGTGATACCTTTGTTGGCGGGGAATCTCGTTTTAATCATCCACTAAGTTCGCGTTTTGAAGAAATGGACTCTATCATTGTCTTTGATAATGTTTTAGTTCCTTGGGATCGTGTGTTTTTCTACGATAGCCTTGAGGCATCTAGTAAGTTCTTAATTCAAAGCTCTTTTCACCATTTTGCTACACACCAAGTGATCACGAGACAAATTGTCAAAACCGAATTTATTTTAGGTTTAGCAGAGCTTCTCATTGAAACGATCAATGTTAGTGAGTACCAACATATCCAGGAAAAGCTCTCTGAAATTATCATTGGCCTTGAGACCATGAAGGCATTATTACAAAAAGCAGAGAATGATGCAGTAGCAGACGAAGGCGGAATTATGCGACCTAGTATTATCCCACTTCAGGTTGCTAGTAACATCTTTCCTAAAATCTATCCTCGCTTCACAGAAATTATCCAATTAATCGGAGCAAGCGGACTGGTATCCATACCAACCGAAAAAGCTTTCCAATCAGATATTAAAGAAGATCTTAATAAATACCTGCAAGGAGCAAGGAAGCCTGCTGAAGACCGCATCAAAATCTTCCGTTTAGCCTGGGACCTCACGATGAGTTCGTTCGGAACGCGACAAACGCAATACGAGAGGTACTTTTTTGGTGATCCGGTACGTATTTCAAGTCTTTTGTCACAAACATATCCGAAAGATGAACATGTGAAGATGATCAACAAATTTCTTGATATAGAGTAA
- a CDS encoding DEAD/DEAH box helicase yields the protein MTFQSYKLSENIKRALSELQYRKPTEVQEKVIPLALQKKDLVVKSQTGSGKTASFAIPICELVDWEENKPQALILSPTRELAVQIKNDVTNIGRFKRVKATAVYGKSPFDKQKLELKQKSHVVVGTPGRVLDHIKKGTLTLDKISYLVIDEADEMLNMGFIEQVEAIIKRTPMTRVTMLFSATLPEDVEALSKKYMRKPEKIEIHATGIVTEKIDHVVMKVKEADKFELLRDVTTVENPDSCIIFCRTQEQVEQLIEQLNEYDYPCDKLHGGMYQDDRFAVMNDFKRGKFIYLVATDVAARGIDIESISHVINYDLPMEKESYVHRTGRTGRAGKSGKAISFVTEREGRLLAEIEEYIGFSITKVAPPTKEEVTKGKNAFQAKLKARPTIKKDKSEQLNKDIMKLYFNGGKKKKLRAVDFVGTLSNLPGVTADDIGIIEIQDNVTYVDILNGKGPNVIKEMKTTTVKGKLLKVHKARK from the coding sequence ATGACATTTCAAAGTTATAAATTAAGTGAGAACATAAAGAGAGCGCTCTCGGAGCTTCAATACCGAAAACCAACAGAAGTTCAAGAGAAAGTAATTCCATTAGCGCTTCAAAAGAAAGACCTTGTCGTCAAATCGCAAACGGGCAGTGGAAAAACAGCTTCATTTGCCATACCAATTTGCGAATTAGTGGATTGGGAAGAAAATAAGCCACAAGCATTAATTCTGTCACCAACGAGGGAGCTTGCTGTTCAAATTAAGAATGACGTAACCAATATCGGCCGCTTTAAACGAGTGAAAGCAACGGCTGTGTATGGTAAATCGCCATTTGATAAACAAAAATTAGAGTTGAAGCAAAAGTCTCATGTTGTTGTTGGAACACCAGGTCGCGTACTCGATCATATTAAAAAGGGAACGTTGACGTTAGACAAAATCAGCTATCTTGTGATTGACGAAGCAGATGAAATGCTAAACATGGGCTTTATTGAGCAAGTAGAGGCGATTATTAAAAGAACACCAATGACACGTGTCACAATGCTGTTTTCTGCGACCTTACCGGAAGATGTAGAAGCTCTAAGTAAAAAGTACATGCGAAAACCTGAAAAAATTGAAATACATGCGACAGGCATTGTCACTGAAAAAATTGACCATGTTGTGATGAAAGTCAAGGAAGCTGACAAGTTCGAGCTTTTAAGGGATGTTACAACAGTTGAAAATCCTGATAGCTGTATTATTTTTTGCCGCACACAGGAGCAAGTGGAACAGCTGATTGAGCAGTTAAATGAGTATGACTACCCTTGCGACAAGCTTCACGGAGGCATGTACCAAGATGATCGTTTTGCAGTAATGAATGATTTTAAACGAGGTAAATTTATTTATTTAGTAGCGACCGATGTTGCCGCACGTGGAATTGATATTGAAAGCATATCCCATGTCATAAATTATGATCTTCCTATGGAAAAGGAAAGTTATGTTCACCGTACAGGGAGAACGGGACGCGCAGGGAAATCAGGAAAAGCCATTTCTTTTGTTACTGAAAGAGAAGGCAGATTGTTGGCAGAAATTGAAGAATATATCGGATTTAGCATAACGAAAGTAGCTCCACCTACAAAGGAAGAAGTTACAAAAGGAAAAAACGCTTTTCAGGCGAAATTAAAAGCGCGTCCAACGATAAAAAAAGACAAAAGTGAGCAACTTAATAAAGATATCATGAAGCTTTATTTTAACGGTGGGAAGAAAAAGAAATTGCGAGCAGTTGATTTTGTTGGAACACTTTCGAATCTTCCAGGAGTTACGGCAGACGATATTGGGATTATTGAAATTCAAGATAACGTCACGTATGTGGATATACTTAACGGCAAAGGGCCAAATGTCATAAAAGAAATGAAAACCACTACTGTAAAAGGGAAGCTGCTAAAAGTACACAAAGCGAGAAAGTAA
- a CDS encoding YndM family protein, with protein MKHISVLLIKFIASAIILWISLGVFFEATLAQILSFALLITVASYLIGDRVLLPRLGNRNAVVVDFFLVYLIVWIFGGIFFHNYLQVAWGSIISATLIAGSEVFVHSYILKNVSPPVRERQQNFSGNFAFEFAEDEDPKRGKNE; from the coding sequence ATGAAGCATATCAGTGTTTTACTCATTAAGTTTATCGCAAGCGCTATTATCCTATGGATTAGTTTAGGAGTATTTTTTGAAGCTACCTTGGCCCAAATCCTTTCTTTCGCTTTACTAATTACGGTTGCGTCATATCTAATCGGTGATCGAGTTCTTCTACCACGACTTGGAAATCGAAATGCAGTTGTTGTTGATTTTTTCCTAGTCTATTTAATCGTTTGGATATTTGGAGGAATTTTCTTCCACAACTATTTACAGGTTGCATGGGGTAGTATTATTTCAGCCACACTTATTGCAGGCTCTGAAGTATTTGTCCATTCCTATATTTTAAAAAATGTATCACCGCCCGTTCGCGAAAGACAGCAAAATTTTAGCGGAAATTTCGCATTTGAGTTTGCCGAAGATGAAGATCCAAAACGCGGGAAAAATGAATAA
- a CDS encoding zinc ribbon domain-containing protein has product MDNNKFVSEKHVKARGTFRLFGPLLILVGAGCMLVAFIDFFTLGPFEEPTLFWLFFLAMPFLFIGVVLSNLGYGGTVAKYQSREYAPVVKDTFNYLAKETKSGVKEVANAIQSGGTNSSITCRICDHDNPTNANFCNGCGEKLAQRCKKCDQINVSGARFCNHCGGTL; this is encoded by the coding sequence ATGGACAACAATAAGTTTGTATCAGAAAAGCATGTTAAGGCAAGAGGGACGTTTCGATTGTTTGGACCTTTGCTTATTTTAGTTGGAGCAGGATGTATGCTTGTCGCTTTTATAGATTTTTTTACGTTGGGACCTTTTGAAGAACCTACGTTATTTTGGCTATTCTTCTTGGCAATGCCGTTCTTGTTCATTGGAGTTGTGTTGTCTAACTTAGGTTATGGAGGAACAGTGGCAAAATACCAGAGTCGAGAATATGCTCCCGTCGTTAAAGATACGTTTAACTATTTAGCCAAGGAGACAAAATCTGGGGTGAAGGAAGTAGCGAATGCAATTCAATCAGGGGGCACAAATAGTAGTATTACGTGCCGGATTTGCGATCACGATAATCCTACTAACGCAAATTTTTGTAATGGATGTGGGGAAAAGTTGGCACAACGTTGTAAGAAATGCGATCAAATAAACGTAAGCGGTGCTCGTTTCTGTAACCATTGTGGAGGGACACTATAA
- the trhA gene encoding PAQR family membrane homeostasis protein TrhA translates to MYNYIREPMNGFTHLAGAVLSFVGLLALIIKASMTSGTAIDIAAVIIFGISMTLLYSASATYHMVIAKDKVIAFLRKVDHSMIFILIAGSYTPFCLISLNGFTGWLLFGILSFLAVTGIVFKMVWFNCPRWLSTGIYIAMGWVAIFVFSPLAESLTALGLGLLVLGGIFYTIGGVIYGLKPKFLSFKYMGFHEIFHVFILFGSLAHFLCVYLFVL, encoded by the coding sequence TTGTATAATTATATCCGTGAGCCAATGAACGGTTTTACTCATCTAGCAGGAGCAGTGCTTTCATTTGTGGGGTTACTTGCATTAATTATAAAGGCATCAATGACTTCAGGGACCGCTATAGACATTGCTGCTGTTATCATTTTTGGGATTAGCATGACATTATTATATTCAGCATCGGCAACGTATCACATGGTGATTGCAAAGGATAAGGTCATTGCGTTTTTACGTAAAGTTGATCATTCGATGATTTTTATTTTAATCGCGGGGTCGTACACGCCGTTTTGTCTGATTAGTTTAAATGGTTTTACAGGATGGTTGTTATTTGGGATATTAAGCTTTTTGGCAGTGACTGGGATTGTTTTTAAGATGGTCTGGTTTAATTGTCCGAGATGGTTATCAACGGGAATTTATATTGCGATGGGCTGGGTAGCCATTTTTGTTTTTTCACCATTAGCTGAAAGTTTAACAGCGCTAGGGTTGGGGTTATTGGTTTTGGGAGGTATTTTCTATACAATTGGTGGAGTCATTTATGGTTTGAAACCAAAATTTTTAAGCTTCAAATACATGGGCTTTCACGAGATTTTTCATGTGTTCATCTTGTTTGGTAGTTTAGCTCATTTTTTATGTGTGTATTTGTTTGTCCTCTAG
- a CDS encoding NUDIX domain-containing protein, with protein MIRKAVGAIVFQGNSFLIVNKTKINSKLGKETIKGEWDFIKGGVMESDTSFQASLLRELKEETGSSNFKVVKEFNEKISFDFPNDIALKIGLEKQETTMFLVEYLGDTNKLSPIDNEINDIKFFEKDNVLEILTHADTKEFFLKHILHNTETNTSKKT; from the coding sequence ATGATTCGTAAAGCCGTTGGGGCAATAGTTTTTCAAGGAAATAGCTTTCTAATCGTAAATAAAACAAAGATTAATTCAAAACTAGGAAAAGAAACGATTAAAGGTGAGTGGGATTTTATTAAAGGTGGTGTAATGGAAAGCGATACTAGTTTCCAAGCTTCACTATTAAGAGAACTAAAAGAAGAAACAGGTTCTAGCAATTTTAAAGTTGTTAAGGAATTTAACGAGAAAATTAGTTTTGATTTTCCTAATGATATTGCATTGAAAATCGGGCTTGAGAAACAGGAAACAACGATGTTCCTTGTTGAGTATTTAGGTGATACGAACAAGCTAAGTCCCATTGATAATGAGATAAATGATATAAAATTCTTTGAGAAAGATAATGTTCTAGAGATACTCACTCACGCAGATACGAAAGAGTTTTTTCTGAAACATATTCTTCATAATACTGAAACCAATACTAGTAAAAAAACGTAA
- a CDS encoding alpha/beta hydrolase — protein sequence MIYEKIDITFEQETASLVTYILDNSPSIDAERKRPMVVICPGGGYRHTSDREAEPIAIKLNAMGFHACVLRYSVKPAVFPTALCQLAKVIGLIREKAEDWNIDTTKVFVMGFSAGGHLAASLGVFWNQEFLTEKLGLPSEQIRPNGMILCYPVITSGEHANQGSFQSLLGDKAYGEDLLSQLSLENQITKNTPPTFLWHTVEDTAVPVENSLLFANSLLKNKVPLELHIYPRGVHGLSLGTGETKAKDNEKSVQPEVANWITMAGRWIEYL from the coding sequence ATGATCTATGAAAAAATAGATATTACTTTCGAACAAGAAACTGCAAGTCTAGTTACCTATATTTTAGACAACTCTCCAAGTATAGATGCTGAGCGCAAAAGACCTATGGTCGTTATTTGCCCGGGCGGGGGATATCGTCACACATCGGATCGCGAGGCAGAGCCCATCGCCATTAAGTTAAATGCCATGGGGTTTCATGCTTGTGTGTTAAGGTATAGTGTGAAGCCGGCTGTATTTCCAACTGCCCTGTGCCAGTTAGCAAAAGTAATAGGCTTAATTCGTGAAAAAGCCGAGGATTGGAACATTGATACAACTAAAGTATTTGTCATGGGTTTTTCAGCAGGAGGGCATTTAGCGGCGAGCCTTGGAGTGTTTTGGAACCAAGAGTTTCTAACGGAAAAACTAGGATTACCAAGTGAACAAATTCGTCCTAATGGAATGATCCTTTGTTATCCTGTGATTACTTCGGGAGAACACGCAAATCAGGGTAGTTTTCAATCTTTATTAGGAGATAAAGCCTATGGTGAAGACCTCCTAAGCCAGTTATCTTTAGAAAATCAAATAACAAAAAATACTCCGCCAACATTCCTCTGGCATACAGTAGAGGATACGGCAGTTCCGGTTGAAAATAGTCTCTTATTTGCAAATTCACTTTTGAAAAATAAAGTACCCTTGGAGTTACATATTTACCCGAGAGGCGTACACGGCTTGTCTCTAGGAACAGGCGAAACAAAAGCGAAGGATAACGAAAAATCGGTGCAGCCAGAGGTAGCTAATTGGATCACAATGGCAGGACGCTGGATCGAGTACTTATAA